A stretch of the Bacillus mesophilus genome encodes the following:
- a CDS encoding ABC transporter permease subunit — MLLLMNKMLRSFILLFLASGFIVYLVMISTDQIYFSHKTDWSYMYQAVLDYYRVLISEQSLGVSKHSLPVNEIVFEHIARSLKIIIPAYIISIIIGIPLGIIHFMVRNRKIQSKLHKVNQIIFGTVPDFFLLIAAQYGLLLLIRGKMIEVDLFGHETLFNLLFPLFIISITPVFYISNITYQSLLNEKDKDYVRTAMSKGTRELPIILKHLLWNAWPTILGYSQTLMLIIISSLPIIERLCSYKGAGYQLLASLKVNDTYTIIGLLLPFLVLVLISLWVTDLIKLIIAPTSLDQELSDDTISNANKFKVLKLVYYFLKTFPFKKATKNVLVFIKEYPSFALGVFILVGMAMMAILGPIMPFVDSKLEGFRIGYDENGKLLRAPLPPSSEYWFGTDREGRDLFSIIVHGARETFSELFFIVVLRFIISIPFGYFAAVHKGTRNLLGFSNSLLSFLPAIILVMLVGNLPSLQESYSRYALLMLVIAFLDIGRIGEIMRQEFTKINKTEYMVAAVSMGTEWYHIITRYYIPIIYQKIVYIFISDMARIMVLLGGLGIVQVYLAQDLKWDPQVGMTIENLTFTWPSLLSNSLRDIQTAPWIPFFPSLMIAVTIIGLNLFGIGLKHFIDDYKNKKQQEEILKGKNETHENWITNYSKENINL, encoded by the coding sequence ATGCTCTTACTAATGAATAAAATGTTGAGGAGTTTTATACTTCTATTTCTCGCTTCTGGTTTTATTGTTTATTTAGTTATGATCTCGACAGATCAAATCTATTTTTCACATAAGACTGATTGGAGTTATATGTATCAAGCCGTTCTCGATTATTATCGAGTTTTAATTAGCGAGCAATCCCTAGGGGTATCTAAACATTCTCTTCCTGTAAATGAAATAGTATTTGAACATATTGCAAGAAGTTTGAAGATCATTATTCCTGCCTATATCATCAGTATCATTATTGGAATACCTCTAGGAATCATTCATTTTATGGTTAGGAACCGAAAGATTCAGAGCAAGCTACATAAAGTTAATCAAATAATATTTGGTACGGTTCCAGATTTTTTTCTGTTGATTGCCGCTCAATATGGATTGCTATTGCTAATCAGAGGGAAAATGATTGAGGTAGACCTATTTGGTCATGAAACGTTGTTTAACCTGTTATTTCCTCTTTTTATCATTAGTATTACACCCGTTTTTTACATTTCGAATATAACCTATCAATCTCTTTTAAATGAGAAGGATAAGGATTATGTAAGGACTGCTATGTCTAAAGGGACGAGAGAACTGCCTATTATTCTCAAACATTTGCTCTGGAATGCATGGCCAACCATTCTTGGATACAGCCAAACTCTAATGTTAATCATTATTAGTAGTTTACCAATCATTGAAAGACTATGTTCTTATAAAGGTGCAGGGTATCAGTTACTTGCATCGCTTAAGGTAAATGATACTTATACAATTATAGGGCTACTTTTACCGTTTCTTGTACTAGTATTAATTAGTCTATGGGTTACAGATTTGATTAAATTAATCATTGCTCCAACTAGTCTAGACCAAGAATTATCTGATGACACAATTTCTAATGCAAATAAATTCAAGGTCCTTAAACTCGTATATTATTTCTTGAAAACATTTCCTTTCAAAAAGGCTACCAAAAATGTCCTGGTTTTTATAAAAGAATATCCTTCTTTTGCGTTGGGAGTATTCATCTTAGTGGGGATGGCTATGATGGCAATTTTGGGGCCAATTATGCCCTTTGTTGACAGTAAACTTGAGGGTTTCCGAATTGGTTATGACGAGAATGGTAAATTATTAAGAGCTCCACTTCCACCTAGTAGTGAGTATTGGTTTGGAACAGATCGGGAAGGACGTGATCTGTTTAGCATCATTGTCCATGGAGCAAGAGAAACCTTTTCAGAACTCTTTTTTATAGTTGTTTTACGGTTTATCATTAGCATCCCATTTGGGTATTTTGCTGCTGTACATAAGGGTACACGAAATTTACTAGGTTTTTCTAACAGTCTACTCTCTTTTTTACCAGCAATAATTTTAGTAATGTTAGTTGGTAACCTTCCATCTTTACAGGAGTCTTACAGTCGTTATGCTCTTCTAATGTTAGTAATTGCTTTTTTAGACATAGGACGTATTGGTGAGATCATGAGGCAGGAATTTACAAAAATAAATAAAACGGAATACATGGTAGCAGCAGTATCAATGGGAACAGAATGGTATCACATTATTACGAGATATTATATTCCAATTATCTATCAAAAAATTGTTTATATTTTTATAAGTGATATGGCTCGAATTATGGTCCTCCTTGGTGGACTTGGAATCGTTCAGGTTTATTTAGCACAAGACCTGAAATGGGATCCTCAAGTAGGGATGACGATAGAAAACTTAACATTCACTTGGCCTTCCTTGCTTTCTAACTCCTTAAGGGATATACAAACGGCACCGTGGATTCCATTCTTTCCGTCTTTAATGATCGCCGTCACGATTATAGGATTAAATCTATTTGGCATAGGTTTGAAGCATTTCATTGATGATTATAAGAATAAGAAGCAACAAGAAGAGATTTTAAAGGGTAAAAATGAGACACATGAAAATTGGATTACTAATTATTCAAAGGAAAATATTAACCTATGA
- a CDS encoding cell wall hydrolase: protein MKKLMFALVFLATLFTADSVFAYTVEKGDTMSEIARENGLTLQELAEANPQIKNLDLIIVGQVINTDIDLSSSEVRMQNELPNATSNDSSKESQNIDNEKETSSKSLSLSDYEIDLLARIVRAEAQTEPFEGKVAVANVVLNRVESPKFPNTIKGVIYQRRQFQPVANGQINKPADPESIRAVHAALTNMRNIAGDSLFFYNPTIATSRWLDSRKTAVVIGQHVFKY from the coding sequence GTGAAAAAACTAATGTTTGCACTAGTATTTTTAGCTACTCTTTTTACGGCTGATTCAGTATTTGCTTATACGGTAGAAAAAGGGGACACAATGTCAGAAATCGCAAGGGAAAATGGTTTAACATTACAAGAATTAGCAGAAGCTAACCCACAAATTAAAAACCTTGATCTGATTATTGTCGGACAAGTTATAAATACAGATATAGATCTTAGCTCTAGTGAAGTAAGAATGCAAAATGAACTTCCAAATGCAACTTCTAATGACAGCTCTAAAGAAAGTCAAAATATTGATAATGAGAAAGAAACCAGCTCTAAGAGTCTTAGTCTCTCAGACTATGAAATAGATTTATTGGCAAGAATTGTACGAGCTGAAGCTCAAACTGAACCTTTTGAAGGAAAAGTAGCAGTGGCTAATGTAGTCTTAAATCGAGTGGAAAGCCCTAAATTTCCTAACACGATAAAGGGTGTTATCTATCAACGACGACAATTTCAACCTGTCGCAAATGGACAAATCAACAAACCAGCAGATCCAGAATCCATTCGAGCAGTTCATGCAGCCCTAACAAATATGAGAAATATTGCAGGAGATTCACTATTCTTTTATAATCCCACCATTGCAACAAGTCGATGGCTTGATTCTAGAAAGACAGCCGTTGTCATAGGGCAACATGTATTTAAATATTGA
- a CDS encoding DUF1328 family protein: protein MLKWSIIFFIVAIIAAFFGFIGIAGAAIEIAKFIFYIFIILFIVSLVVSVFRK from the coding sequence ATGTTAAAATGGTCAATTATATTTTTTATCGTAGCAATTATAGCGGCATTTTTCGGTTTTATTGGAATAGCTGGTGCAGCAATTGAAATTGCTAAGTTTATCTTCTATATTTTTATCATATTGTTTATAGTTTCACTAGTTGTTAGCGTATTTAGAAAATGA
- a CDS encoding histidine kinase N-terminal 7TM domain-containing protein: MNQELYVYVVATVLGGILSLLLCIYAFVNIKNSPGGKYYILATFMASFFTFSYAQELLSSNLEQIMFWVKMEYLALPFIPVFIFLMCLDFVGKRPNRLVIAFLYGLPLLTITMQLTNDFHHLYYTSTSLRSDTAYPVAQLEGGPWFLVHSIFLYGLVAASIIVLLMEFKTISSKFRIQLVLLMIGVLVPIIASVFYIMGLSPNGIDIGPVSMCVSFIFHGIALLSFKMFDIAPIARDRVFESITEGVLVLNMKDVLIDYNPSMQQVLPALNPSCIGKPIKDVFRGQPDVLNVITKEIESDYQSTQNSQTFYHEVKFQPVLNKKHVQIGKIITFMNVTNRVLLEAKLKEMASIDGLTNIYNRSFFIQESEEYVNRGSSVSILMFDIDHFKRVNDTYGHANGDKVLCHVVDVVKRTIDEKTIFGRFGGEEFLICIPEASLEGALITANKIRFNIESSYIKVNNQPIFVTSSFGIATSSYLKESYSLQELIQQADQALYLAKANGRNCVVPYTPLLNNVH, translated from the coding sequence ATGAATCAAGAACTATATGTCTACGTGGTCGCTACCGTTTTAGGTGGCATTTTAAGTCTATTATTATGTATATATGCTTTTGTGAATATCAAGAATTCGCCAGGTGGAAAATACTATATTTTAGCTACATTCATGGCTTCTTTTTTCACTTTTTCATATGCTCAAGAATTATTAAGTAGTAATCTTGAACAGATTATGTTTTGGGTTAAAATGGAGTACCTGGCACTTCCTTTTATCCCGGTGTTTATTTTTTTAATGTGTCTGGATTTTGTAGGGAAAAGACCGAACCGTTTAGTAATTGCGTTTCTTTACGGTTTACCATTACTAACAATTACGATGCAACTAACAAATGATTTTCACCACTTGTACTACACGTCTACTTCATTAAGAAGCGATACCGCGTACCCCGTTGCACAGCTAGAAGGTGGGCCGTGGTTCCTAGTTCATTCTATATTTCTTTACGGATTAGTGGCAGCAAGTATCATTGTATTATTAATGGAGTTTAAGACCATATCCTCCAAGTTTAGAATTCAATTAGTATTACTCATGATCGGTGTACTTGTACCAATAATTGCAAGTGTTTTTTATATTATGGGTCTAAGTCCAAATGGAATTGATATTGGTCCGGTATCAATGTGTGTATCATTTATTTTTCATGGTATAGCCTTGCTATCATTTAAGATGTTTGACATTGCTCCCATTGCTAGAGATCGAGTTTTTGAGAGTATAACGGAAGGTGTTCTAGTTCTTAATATGAAGGATGTATTGATCGATTATAATCCATCTATGCAACAGGTCTTACCAGCGCTAAATCCTAGCTGTATTGGTAAGCCTATAAAAGATGTCTTTAGAGGGCAACCAGACGTACTAAATGTAATTACGAAGGAAATAGAGTCAGATTATCAATCTACTCAAAATTCCCAAACTTTCTATCATGAAGTAAAGTTTCAGCCTGTCTTAAATAAAAAACATGTACAGATCGGAAAAATAATAACGTTTATGAATGTTACCAATCGGGTGTTGTTAGAGGCGAAATTAAAGGAAATGGCAAGTATTGATGGCTTAACCAACATTTATAACCGTTCATTTTTTATTCAAGAGTCTGAGGAATATGTAAATAGGGGATCGAGTGTCTCCATCTTAATGTTTGATATCGATCATTTCAAGAGGGTTAATGATACATATGGACATGCTAATGGTGATAAGGTTTTATGTCATGTAGTAGATGTCGTTAAGAGAACAATAGATGAAAAGACTATCTTCGGTCGATTCGGTGGGGAGGAATTTCTCATTTGTATCCCAGAGGCTTCATTAGAAGGTGCTTTAATTACAGCAAATAAAATTCGCTTTAATATTGAGAGTTCGTATATAAAGGTCAATAATCAACCTATTTTTGTTACCTCTAGCTTTGGGATTGCCACGTCTAGCTATTTAAAGGAGAGCTACTCCTTACAAGAATTAATACAACAAGCAGATCAAGCCCTTTATCTTGCAAAAGCTAATGGACGTAATTGTGTAGTACCATACACACCTTTATTAAATAATGTTCATTAA
- the katG gene encoding catalase/peroxidase HPI, with translation MKSMDNTNVGKCPFNHGAATSPQTSGTTNKDWWPNQLNLNILHQHDRKSNPMGEDFNYAEEFKKLDYQALKKDLHDLMTDSQEWWPADYGHYGGFFIRMAWHAAGTYRTGDGRGGGSTGNQRFAPLNSWADNGNLDKARRLLWPIKQKYGNKISWADLFLLTGNVAIESMGGKTFGFGGGRADIWHPEEDIYWGSETEMLGDNRYSGDRELDNPLAAVQMGLIYVNPEGPNGTPDPLASARDIRDTFGRMGMNDEETVALIAGGHTFGKAHGAGDAALVGAEPEAAPIEAQGFGWVSTHGSGKGRDTITSGIEGAWTANPTQWDNGFFELLFEYEWELTKSPAGAHQWQAINPAPEHLAPDAEDASVKVPTMMTTADLALRMDPAYEKISRHYYENPEEFADAFARAWFKLLHRDMGPVSRYLGPEVPTEELVWQDPVPTVDYELTEEEVEKIKVLILDSGLTISELVTTAWASASTFRGSDSRGGANGSRIRLAPQNEWEVNQPEQLAKVLSVLEDIQKHLDKNVSLADLIVLGGSAAVEKAAQEAGFDVKVPFAPGRGDATQEQTDAESFDVLEPVADGFRNYQKKQFSVSSEELLVDKAQLLGLTAPEMTALIGGMRVLGTNFGGTNHGVFTDRVGTLTNDFFVNLLDMAVEWKPVDGSVYEGRNRKTGEVVRSATRVDLVFGSNSVLRAIAEVYAQQDNQEKFVRDFVAAWVKVMNADRFDLK, from the coding sequence ATGAAAAGTATGGACAACACAAATGTCGGGAAATGCCCATTTAATCACGGGGCTGCTACTAGTCCACAGACTAGTGGTACAACAAATAAAGATTGGTGGCCAAATCAATTAAACTTAAATATTCTTCATCAGCATGACAGAAAGTCAAATCCTATGGGAGAAGATTTTAACTATGCTGAAGAATTTAAAAAGCTAGACTATCAAGCTCTTAAAAAAGATCTTCATGATTTAATGACAGACAGCCAAGAATGGTGGCCTGCTGACTATGGTCATTACGGTGGATTCTTTATCCGTATGGCATGGCATGCTGCAGGTACGTACCGTACAGGTGACGGACGTGGTGGCGGTTCAACTGGTAACCAGCGTTTTGCTCCATTAAACAGCTGGGCAGATAACGGTAATCTTGATAAAGCTCGTCGTCTTCTATGGCCTATTAAGCAAAAGTACGGAAACAAGATCTCTTGGGCTGACTTATTCCTTCTAACTGGTAACGTAGCAATTGAATCTATGGGTGGTAAGACATTTGGATTCGGTGGTGGACGTGCAGATATTTGGCATCCAGAAGAAGATATTTATTGGGGTTCTGAAACTGAAATGTTAGGTGATAACCGTTACAGCGGTGATCGTGAGCTTGACAATCCACTAGCTGCGGTTCAAATGGGACTTATTTATGTTAATCCAGAAGGTCCTAATGGTACCCCAGACCCACTTGCAAGTGCTCGTGACATCCGCGATACTTTCGGACGCATGGGAATGAATGATGAAGAAACTGTAGCACTAATAGCTGGTGGACATACGTTCGGAAAAGCTCATGGTGCTGGAGATGCGGCTCTTGTTGGTGCAGAGCCAGAGGCTGCTCCTATTGAAGCTCAAGGTTTCGGTTGGGTAAGCACACATGGAAGTGGTAAAGGTCGTGACACCATCACTAGCGGTATTGAAGGTGCATGGACGGCTAACCCAACACAATGGGATAATGGATTCTTTGAATTGCTATTTGAATATGAGTGGGAACTTACTAAGAGTCCTGCAGGTGCACATCAATGGCAGGCTATTAATCCAGCTCCTGAACACCTTGCTCCAGATGCTGAGGATGCATCCGTTAAGGTTCCAACAATGATGACTACTGCTGATTTGGCATTAAGAATGGATCCTGCATACGAAAAGATCTCTCGTCATTACTATGAAAACCCTGAAGAATTTGCAGATGCATTTGCTCGTGCATGGTTCAAATTACTACACCGTGACATGGGTCCTGTTTCAAGATATTTAGGTCCTGAAGTACCAACTGAAGAGCTAGTTTGGCAAGATCCAGTTCCAACTGTTGATTATGAATTAACAGAAGAGGAAGTAGAAAAAATTAAGGTCTTAATCCTTGATTCTGGATTAACAATTAGTGAGCTTGTTACAACTGCTTGGGCTTCTGCAAGCACATTCCGTGGTTCAGATAGTCGTGGTGGCGCGAATGGGTCTCGTATCCGTCTTGCACCACAAAATGAGTGGGAAGTAAACCAACCAGAACAACTTGCAAAAGTACTTTCTGTTTTAGAGGACATCCAAAAGCATCTTGACAAGAACGTAAGTCTAGCTGACTTAATCGTCCTTGGTGGTAGTGCTGCAGTTGAGAAGGCTGCACAAGAAGCTGGCTTTGATGTTAAGGTTCCATTTGCTCCAGGACGTGGTGACGCAACTCAAGAGCAAACTGATGCAGAAAGCTTTGACGTGTTAGAACCAGTTGCCGATGGATTCCGTAACTACCAAAAGAAACAATTTAGTGTAAGTTCTGAAGAGCTACTTGTAGACAAGGCTCAACTTCTTGGTCTTACTGCTCCAGAAATGACTGCACTTATTGGAGGTATGCGTGTATTAGGTACTAACTTCGGTGGTACTAACCATGGCGTATTCACTGATCGTGTTGGTACATTAACCAACGATTTCTTTGTAAACTTACTTGACATGGCAGTTGAGTGGAAGCCTGTTGATGGATCTGTATATGAAGGACGTAATCGCAAGACAGGTGAAGTTGTTAGATCTGCAACAAGAGTTGACCTAGTATTCGGTTCAAACTCGGTTCTTCGAGCAATTGCAGAAGTGTATGCTCAACAAGATAATCAAGAAAAGTTTGTACGTGACTTTGTAGCTGCTTGGGTTAAAGTCATGAACGCAGATCGTTTTGATCTTAAATAA